AAAATTTCCTTCCGCTGAAAAATGGATTCAATGAGAATGCCTTGTCCTTCTAGAATAACGTTTTTCTGCTTTTGAAATCAACCTCCGGATAATACATGTCGGCCACAAGCAGATTCGGACCGCAGCATGCGGCTTCAGGACAATGGCAGTTGACACTGCGGCAAAGCGGGTGATCCAGCCACCGCTGAAACACCTCATCCAAACGATGCTCATGAATGCTGCCCAGAGGGGGGACGCTGGCAAAATCGGTGACAAATACATCCCCTGTGAACAAATTTACATTCAGCCGGTTTCTGCCGTCAGGATCGTTCCTTACCGTCACGTTCGGTTCCTTCCGCAAACGATCCAGCAGCTCCCGATCCTCAATCAAGTCACTGCATTGATAAAAAGGGAGGGTGCCGAACAGCATCCACACATCCCGGTTTCGACGGTCAAGCAAACGGTGGATTTCCCCGCGAATCCGATCGATTGGCAGCACAGGCAGATCGGCTGCAAAGGAACTCGCATACATCGGATGCACTTCATGTCTGAGGCATCCCATTTCGACAATCATTTCGTGAATGTCCGCGAGCTTGCCGGCCGTTCGATAATTGATCATCGATTCGGCTGACACAAACATTCCGCTTGCCGCAATGGAGCGGATGTTTTCCACCATGCGTTCATATACTTTCCGCGCGGTGTCCTCGGCGATATCTCGGCCTGCCTTGGCAAAGCCGATGGCTCGAAAGTCATCGGCATTCAAATAATTGAAGGAGACGTGCAGTACATCCAGGTAAGGCAGAATCGGCTCATAACGGGAACGATCCATCGTCACATTGGAGTTGAGCTGGGACCGGACGCCCCTTGCCCTGGCATATTTCAAAACAGGAACAATATATTCATTTACCGTTGTTTCCGAAAAAGTCGGTTCCCCGCCCGTAATGCTGACGGTTTGCAGATGCTCGACTTCATCCAGACGCCGCAGCACGTCCGCCAAAGGTACCCTTGCTCCTTCAGTAAGGCTTAAAGTCTCGCCGACCGCACAGTGCTCGCACCTCATATTGCAAAGATTCGTCACCGTCAATTCGACGCTGGTCAGCAGATGTTTGCCGTTCTGTTTCAGGGAGTGTATCGGATCCCAAGGATCGTTCTGCGGCCCGATCTCCGGCGAAAAAGTAACTGAGCGAGGATACGCTGCCCGTTGCTCAGCAGATTGTTTATTCATCATTTCTGTCCACCAATTCTGTAAGATTTGACGCTACTAATTGTAACTGATACCCGCCAAAAATGAAATGACTGATAAAAAATGAACATGTGAAATGGCATGAGAGCCCAGATAAAAGGAATAACCGCTCCAGCGCCGGATGATCTTCCAATCCGTTCGTCTTTGCGGCATCATGATAGCGGCTGGTATTTACGGAAATTGTCAGCAAACCACCGGCAAATCAATTGGAGCTCAACACATCCACATCGGTGATCATGACGGAGAGCTTCTTGGACAGGTCGATTTCGTGAGGAACCGTCAAATCCGTTCCTTCGGCATCCTGCAGTATACGGACGACGGGGCGTTGCGGAAACGAAGAATTGATGTCGACGACGACCCCTTGTTCTCCCGTACTAAGCCTGACGGAAAGACCCAAAGGATAGAAAGCGATTTTGTCGCGGAACAATTCGATCAATTCCTTGGAATACAGCGTCCCGCTGCCGGTGTATATCGATTCGATCGCCTGATGGGGGAGCATGGCCGGGCGATAAACGCGATGAGACGTCATGGCGTCGAACACGTCCACCAGACCGATCAATTTGGCATATTCATGAATCTCACCGCCCTGAATCCCCCGCGGATAGCCGCTCCCATCCAGCCGTTCATGGTGCTGATAAGCGCAGTGGGCGGAAATCAGAGGAATATTCGGTTCATCCTTCAGCATGTAGTAACCCAGTTCCGCATGCCGCTGAACTTCCTTATATTCAGCATCGGTTAATTTCCCCGGTTTGTTCAAGACTTTCTGATTGATCTGTGTTTTCCCGATATCATGAAGCAGGGCGCCCAGGCTGAGAGCCTGAATTTCATCGCGTCCGTATCCGTTGGCCATGCCCAGAAGTGTCGAATAGACGCAAACATTCAGTGAATGCTGGTAAAGGTAATAGTCGCTGGCATTCATGTTCATCAGCATGATCATCGCTTCTTTATGATTGCTCAAATCATCGATCACCGCATTCAAGAGCTGACTGAACGTTTTTTCAAGATGCAGAGCGCCGGCCAATTTGCGTTTTCCCGAAACCCCCATCAGCTGGCGAAACGTGCTGCGTATGAGCCCCATTGCCATTGCCCGGGTTTCATCCGAGAGGATATCTTCAATCACAATATCGTCCGTTCTCGAATCTTGAATATATATATATTTGATACCGTAGGTGTTCAGGCGTTCCAGAATTTTTTCGGTCAACTCCGCATTTTCGCTTAATAGAGTACGGCCGTCCTCATTGTAAATACTTTTCCCAAGCTTCATACCGGGCCGACAAGCCGCGACAGAAACCAAACGCATAATTTCCCCCCGATCCCAGCATCCAACCAGCGTAATTGTCGAAACTTGTTGAAGATGTATTCATGCATTTACTGTAATGCAAAATGCCAAAAAGAGCAACCAAAAAACCGCCCGGAAATGCCCGTGACGGTAAGAAAAACTTCTATCGAACGAAAAGCATTCTTTATCGGCTCAATCAAATCCGACAAAAATCATATACAGCAGCACGATTCCCGCCAGCACAAAACGATAATAGGAAAAATACGTCAGACTCAGCTTTTGCACCAGCTTGATAAACGACATGACCGCCAACAACGCAACGATGAACGAAACTACAAAGCCTACCGCAAAAAAGACAAGATCTCCCGATGTGAGCGAATGAAAGCTCTTCAACAGCTCATAGCCGGTTGCCGCAATCATCACCGGAATGGCGATCAGGAACGTAAAGTCCGCTGAAGCGGCCCTGCTGGCCCCAGCGAGCATGCCTCCGGCAATGGTCGCCCCCGAGCGTGAAAAACCCGGCCACAAAGACAGGATTTGCGATATCCCAATAAATAGAGCCTGCTTGTATGTAAGCTGATCCATATCATCAGCCGTAAACCGTGGGTGCTTCTTCTCCGCAATGATCATAAAAATACCGCCCAGCACCAAACCAATCAGAACCGTTTGCGGAGAAAACAGCACTTCCTTGATAAAATGACGCAGCAGAAAACCGATTGCCAGCGCTGGTGTAATGGCGATGAGGATATGAAGCAGATTCATCCGCGGTCCATTCCCCTTGCTTTGTTGCTTCGGCATGAGGCCGAACAAGCGAAGAACTCTGTTCCAGTACAGCACCACCACTGCCAGAATGGCCCCGAGCTGAATGACAATTTCAAAGGTATCCGCCTTTTCCCCTTGGAAACCGATCATATGCCCGGCAAGAATCATGTGTCCTGTAGAAGAGACCGGCAAAAATTCGGTAAGTCCTTCGATGATTCCGATAATTACGGCGATCCAAATATCATGCATGCATCCATCCGCTCCCATACTTTTTTCCATATATAGAAATACAGCTTTTCTTATTCATTCTATGTTAAACATGCCGCTAATTGCAACAAACGTACGGTAAACAATTTTTAGTGATAAATGTTTGAATAACGCCGCTTAAGTTTTCATCCACCGCTGCATGCTGCTTCGGCCGATCGCCTCCGCATCCAACAGCTGCCCGCGCAGCACATCGCGGATAAATTCCGGCAGCACATAATCCGTATCCCTTCCTTTACCCAAGGTAGAATATCCTACGCCAAAAGTAAACATGTCGATGGTGCCGACGCGGTATTCCCGGCTGCGGTCGATCGGCTGCCGATTAATAAGCACGCTCCTTATTTTCTGATAAGCCGGGGCGGCCGAATCGTATTCAACCGTGATCCCGTCCAAGCATAAAGTTCCCAGCACTTTTCCGCGAAAACCGAATCCCCGGATCGGCTTGCCGATAAACTCCGGGATCAACGATTCTTCCAAAGCCGCCCAAATCTGATCGCCGCTCAGCCACAAGCTGCAAGGATTGATCGGGGAAGGACAAATCTCCAGCAGCTTCTCCCGGGTAATGATTCCCGAATCCAAATGAGCCAAAATTTGTCCGGCGTTGACGATGCCCACTTCGGCGTCGGTCCAAACTTTAAGTCCCTCAGCCAGCAAATTCCCCAATTCCGATTCTCTGTCCCAACCATTGGACAGCGATTTATCCAATACAACAATCGGTTCGTTAAGTGTGGTCTTGCCCAATGCATGAAAATGCTCCACGATCTGAACAATACGGGCATCGTCTTCATAGGAATTAACGGCAACACATCCGCCGTCTCCGAAAGTCAACCTGGCGGTGTCAAATTCATATTCCCATTCCACCCAGCCCACATATTCCCCGAATTTGCCTGCGGCACAAATTGCAGTGGAACCGATCCGAAGCGGTTCTTCCAGCAGATGATGGGTGTGTCCCCCCAGAATGCAATCGATCCCGGGAATCTCCTCAGCCATCCGTTTGTCATTGCCCAAGCCGAGATGGGAAATCACCACAAGCAGATGTACCTGCCCGCGCAGCTGCTTTACGAGATCGGCAACCGTCTCGAACGGATCGGAAACGTCCCAGCCCAGCCGGGAATAAAAGTCGGTATAATCGGCTGTTACCCCGATCAGGCCGACTTTTATCGACCCCTTGCAAACAATTTGGTAAGGCACCATCCAGGATGGCGGCTCTCCCGTTTCGGCCAGCGCCATATTGCTGCCGATGACCTTAAATCGGGCATGTGCTTCGTAGCATTGTCTTAATACCTCGGGGGTATAGGTCAAGCCTTCATTATTGCCCAGCACGGCAAATTCATAGCCGGTGGCATTCATGATCTCCACATTGGCCAAGCCGTCGCTTCCTTCAGTTTCCATTCTCATTCGGTCCATATGATCGCCGCAATCGATCGTCAACACCTCTTGGGGCTTGCAGCGCTGCCGGATCGTATGGAGCGCTGTGAAAATCTTCGGCATTTGCTCAAAAAAACTGTGAATATCGTTCGTATGCAGGATAACCAATCTTTGTCGCATAGAGAATACCCTCGCATTGGATTGAGATGAAAAGCCTGCGAATCAGCGAATCATTCGTAGATTTAACCTTATCATAATATACTTTTCAAACGGAATAAATCCCATTGAATTTTCCATTCGCCGCCCATCCGCAAAGCGGAAAATCAATTGTAAATTGTGGATTGTCCGGCTTCCTTATTTTTGCTATTATAAATTTGTAAATTTATGATTTTTTCTGTCGACACCGGGAAATATGGGGGGGAATCCATGAGAGTACATATATACGATCTGCAAATCGGCGATCGGCTTGCGTCCAACGTTTTCAACGACAGCGGTCTTCATGTGCTGTCCAATGGCAAAATGCTGGATGCGCAGGACATCAACAAGCTGTTCAACCACCGGATCGACTATGTTGAAATCCACCGCCGTCTAAGCGATGACAGCAGTTTGGCCATGGTTTCCAAAGCGGAGGAAAGCGCGAGAAAAATCCAACCCTTTTTTGACCTGGCTGTCGATGGTGCAAAGGATCTGTTCGAACAGGTCGTGCGTACTGGGAAATTCGATGCCGAACAAATCCATGAGAATTTCGATCCGCTCGTGGAAAGCTTCAATCAGGAAACCGATGTCGTTCAGCTTCTGCTGTCCTTAAATGGAAAAGACGACTATACCTTTCATCACAGCGTGCAGGTCGGCATGATCTCCTATTATCTTGCCAAATGGCTCGGAAAATCCAGAGAGGAATCGCTTTTTACCGGGAAAGCCGGATATCTGCACGATATCGGAAAAAGCAGGATCGACTCAGCCATATTGAATAAACCATCCAAGCTGACTCCCGAGGAATACGAATCGATCAAACAGCACACGCTTATCGGCCGGGACATTATTGAAAATTCAATGGGGGCTTCCGCGCTTTCGTTGGCCGCTCTTCAGCATCATGAAAGATTAAACGGAAGCGGCTATCCCCATGGAATCCGCGGGGATCAAATGCACCCCGTTTCCAAAATCGTTGCCGTCGCCGATGTATACAGCGCCATGATTTCGTCGCGGGTGTACCAGCAAAAAAGGGATTTGTTGGTCGTGCTGAAAGAATTGCACCGCTTGAGTTTTTCCGAGCTGGACCCCTTTATCGTGCAAACCTTCATCAGAAACATGATTCCCAATTTCCTCGGCAAAAGCGTATCCCTGTCAACGGGGGAGATCGGAAAGATTGTTTTTACGAATCCGAGCGATTTTTTCAGGCCGCTCGTTCAAGTAGAAGATAAATTCATCGATTTGGCCGATAGCCCGCAAATTGATATTGAAATGATTTTTTTATGAAAAATACGGTATCCTAATTTGTATATCAAGCTTTTGGGAGCTGAGGCAATTGACGGACTTTCAACAGAGCTTCCAGGGAGCGGCGGAATCCTTAGATTCCACCGATTCTTTAAACACACAATGGCCCAATCAGAAAGAAAGCCGTTCCCCCTCCTCCTTGGCAACAGCTTCCTTTGTATTGGGCTTGATTTCTTGCATTTTAAACGCAATGCTGCTGACATCCCCCGTGGGTGCCATTCTAAGCCTGCTCGGTCTCATCTTCGGATGGGTTTCCATCCGCAGAGAAAAGCAGGGATACCCCGGATTGGTGCTCAGTCTTTTTTCAATATTGGTCATGATGATTTGGGTTCTGACAGTTGTTGCCATTCTTTTGAACGATCCGACTTTCACTCTATCCTTGTAAAGCTTATCGGATTCTCCGGCACCTTTATCGCCAAGAGGGTTGATTTTTTCTAGAAAACCGCTTAACCGATCGACCCTTCCATCTCGAACTTGATCAGGCGGTTCATTTCCACCGCATATTCCATCGGCAGCTCCTTGGTGAACGGCTCGATAAAGCCCATGACGATCATTTGCGTGGCCTCCGCCTCGGACAAGCCGCGGCTCATCAGATAGAAAAGCTGCTCCTCAGATACTTTGGACACCGTCGCCTCATGCTCCAGCGTAATGTTGTCGTTCATGATTTCGTTGAACGGAATCGTATCCGATGTGGATTGATTATCCATAATCAGCGTGTCGCATTGTACGTTAGCTTTCGCGCCTGTGGCTTTGCGGCCAAAAGACGTCAAACCGCGGTAGGTCACCTTGCCGCCGTGCTTGCTGATCGATTTGGAGACGATGGTCGAGGTTGTGTCCGGCGCGAGGTGAATCATCTTCGCTCCGGCATCCTGATGCTGACCCTTGCCGGCGACGGCAATCGAAAGCACCATCCCTTTGGCGCCTCTTCCCTTCAGCACAACCGCAGGATATTTCATCGTCAATTTGGAGCCGATGTTGCCGTCAACCCATTCCATTGTGGCGTTTTCCTCGGCAACCGCACGCTTCGTGACAAGATTAAAGATATTCGGCGCCCAGTTCTGGATTGTCGTATACCGCGCGCGGCCGTTTTTCTTCACGATGATTTCAACCACCGCGCTGTGCAGCGAGTTTGTGCTGTAAACCGGCGCGGTGCATCCTTCGACATAATGGACAAATGCGCCTTCATCGACGATGATCAGCGTACGCTCGAACTGCCCCATGTTTTCCGAGTTGATCCGGAAATACGCCTGCAGCGGAATTTCACACTTGACGCCCTTCGGGACGTAGATGAAGCTTCCGCCCGACCAGACGGCGCTGTTCAATGCCGCAAATTTATTGTCCGCAGGCGGCACCACCGTGCCGAAATATTGCTTGAAGATCTCCGGATGCTCCTTCAACGCCGTGTCCGTATCCGTAAAGATAACGCCTTGATCCTCCAGATCCTTCTGAATGCTGTGATATACGACCTCCGATTCATATTGCGCGGACACACCGGCCAAAAACTTCTGCTCCGCTTCGGGAATCCCCAGCTTGTCGAACGTAGCTTTGATCTCCTCCGGGACCTCTTCCCAAGTCTTGCCCTGTCCTTCCGAAGGCTTCACATAATACTGGATATCGTTAAAGTCCAGTTCGTCAAGATTGCCGCCCCATCGCGGGAGAGACATCTTCATGAACTGGTCGAGCGATTTCAGGCGAAAATCCAGCATCCACTGCGGCTCGCCTTTCATTCTGGAAATTTCCTCGACAATTTCCCTCGACAGGCCCTTTCCTGATTGAAAAATCGCCTTATGCTCGTCTCTGAACCCATATTTATAGGCTTCCAGTTCGGGCATTTTTTTAGCCATCGCCATAACCTCCTTTAATTTTTCGCTGCTTCCAGACCTTTCTGCATCGCTTTCCAAGCCAAGGTGGCGCATTTGATGCGCGCAGGAAACTTGCTGACGCCGGACAAGGCTTCAATATCTTCATATTCAAATTCCACGGGCTCGCCCTGCATCAGCTTGGAAAAGTCCTCGGCCATGCCCATCGCATCTTCGACCGTTTTGCCTTTGACGGCGTCCGTCATCATCGAGGCCGAAGCCATGCTGATCGAGCAGCCTTCCCCAATAAACCTCGCCTCTTGAACGATTCCGTCCTCGACTCTCATCTGCAGAGTGATTTTGTCGCCGCAGGTCGGATTGTTCAGTTCCACCGATACCGCGCCGTCCTCGAATTTCCCCCGGTTGCGGGGAGTTTTATAGTGATCCATAATGACTCTACGGTATAAATCATCCAATTGCATAACCAAAGTACTCCTTTGTTTTGATGAGGCTATCCACAAGCCGATCCACTTCTTCTTCGGTATTATACAGATAGAAGCTTGCTCGCGCCGTCGCGCTGGCATTCAAACGTCTCATCAGCGGCTGGCAGCAGTGATGGCCCGCCCGGATGGCAACACCCTCGGCATCCAATACCGTTGCTACATCATGCGGATGAATATCCCCCAGATTGAAGGTGATCAGTCCCGAACGTTCATGGCGCGGACCGTAAATCTGCAAATCGCCGATCGCGGACAGCCGGTCCATGGCATAAGCCGTCAGCTTCTTCTCGTGCCGCTCGATTTCATCGAGACCGATTTCCTGTAAAAAGTCGATTGCCGCACCCAACCCGACGGCGCCGGCGATGATCGGCGTGCCGCCTTCGAATTTCCAGGGCAGTTCCTTCCATGTCGAGTCGTACAAGTCGACATGATCGATCATTTCCCCGCCGAATTCGATCGGTTCCATCTGCTCCAGCAGCTGCTTCTTTCCATACAATACCCCAATTCCGGTCGGCCCACACATTTTATGTCCGGAGAATGCGTAGAAGTCGCAATCCAAATCCTGCACATCAACTTTCATGTGCGGCGTGCTTTGGGCGCCGTCAACCAGAATTTTCGCCCCATGGCGATGGGCGATCCGGGCAATATCGCGAACCGGATTAATCACGCCCAGGACATTGGAAACATAGGTGAGCGCCACGATTTTGGTTCTGTCCGTTATGGTCTGTTCGGCATCCTCAAGGCTGATCGTTCCGTCTTCCTGAAGCGGAATGTATTTCAGCGTGGCCCCTGTCGCCTTGGCGACCTGCTGCCAAGGAATCAAATTGCTGTGATGCTCCATCGGGGTAATCACAATCTCGTCGCCTTCTTGGCAGACGGCCCTGCCGTAGCTGGCGGCGACGATGTTGATCGCCGTCGTCGTGCCGCGGACAAACACGACCTCCTCGGTCGATCTGGCATGAAGGAACCGGGCCACTTTATCCCGCGCCCCTTCATAAACGTCGGTCGCCCGGGAACCCAGCGTATGGACGCCGCGGTGCACATTGGCGTTGTCATGCTCATAATAGCGCTTGACCGCCTCAATGACCTGAAGCGGTTTTTGCGCCGTAGCCGCATTGTCCAAGTAGACAAGCGGATGGCCGTTTATTTCCTGATGAAGGATGGGGAACATTTCGCGGATCTGCAAGGTATTCATTGCCCCAACTTCCTTTCCACCAGCTGCTTGAGCTGTTCCTCCAGCTTGCCGATCGGAATTTCCGACACGATCGGCGCCAAAAATCCGTATATAATCAGCCGAGTCGCTTGTTCCCTGTCGATACCCCGGGACATCATATAATACACCTGCTCCGGATCGACTTTACCGACACTGGCGGCATGGCCGGCCTTGACTTCATCCTCGTCGATCAACAGCATCGGGTTCGCGTCTCCGCGGGCTTGGGGACTGAGCATCAGAATCTTCTCCGTCTGCTGTCCGTTGGCATAGGTTGCGCCCTTCTCAATTTTCGTAATTCCGTTAATAATGGCGGTTGCTTCTTCTCTCATGACCGCTCGGGTGATCATGTCGCTGTCCGAATTTTTGCCGAAGTGCACGGCCTTTGTCGTGACGTTCAGCTTCTGGCTGCCGGTTCCCACGCAGATCACTTTCGCGTTCGACCGGGAGCCGTTGCCCTTCAGAACCGAGGTCGTATCGGACAGGCAGTCTCCGCCGTTCAATTCGCCGATTACCCAATCGATTCTTGCGTCGTTATCCAGAATGCCTCTGCGGTAAGTCAAATCGGTTACGGAACTCCTCAGATTGTGCACCGAAGCGAATTGAACGTGCGCTCCCTGCTTGGCAAAAATTTCAACGACGCCGCTGTGCACAAGCCCTTCGGAATCGCCGACGGATACGTAATTATCCACATAAGTGA
This sequence is a window from Ferviditalea candida. Protein-coding genes within it:
- the yfkAB gene encoding radical SAM/CxCxxxxC motif protein YfkAB — translated: MMNKQSAEQRAAYPRSVTFSPEIGPQNDPWDPIHSLKQNGKHLLTSVELTVTNLCNMRCEHCAVGETLSLTEGARVPLADVLRRLDEVEHLQTVSITGGEPTFSETTVNEYIVPVLKYARARGVRSQLNSNVTMDRSRYEPILPYLDVLHVSFNYLNADDFRAIGFAKAGRDIAEDTARKVYERMVENIRSIAASGMFVSAESMINYRTAGKLADIHEMIVEMGCLRHEVHPMYASSFAADLPVLPIDRIRGEIHRLLDRRNRDVWMLFGTLPFYQCSDLIEDRELLDRLRKEPNVTVRNDPDGRNRLNVNLFTGDVFVTDFASVPPLGSIHEHRLDEVFQRWLDHPLCRSVNCHCPEAACCGPNLLVADMYYPEVDFKSRKTLF
- a CDS encoding HD-GYP domain-containing protein; this translates as MRLVSVAACRPGMKLGKSIYNEDGRTLLSENAELTEKILERLNTYGIKYIYIQDSRTDDIVIEDILSDETRAMAMGLIRSTFRQLMGVSGKRKLAGALHLEKTFSQLLNAVIDDLSNHKEAMIMLMNMNASDYYLYQHSLNVCVYSTLLGMANGYGRDEIQALSLGALLHDIGKTQINQKVLNKPGKLTDAEYKEVQRHAELGYYMLKDEPNIPLISAHCAYQHHERLDGSGYPRGIQGGEIHEYAKLIGLVDVFDAMTSHRVYRPAMLPHQAIESIYTGSGTLYSKELIELFRDKIAFYPLGLSVRLSTGEQGVVVDINSSFPQRPVVRILQDAEGTDLTVPHEIDLSKKLSVMITDVDVLSSN
- a CDS encoding undecaprenyl-diphosphate phosphatase; protein product: MHDIWIAVIIGIIEGLTEFLPVSSTGHMILAGHMIGFQGEKADTFEIVIQLGAILAVVVLYWNRVLRLFGLMPKQQSKGNGPRMNLLHILIAITPALAIGFLLRHFIKEVLFSPQTVLIGLVLGGIFMIIAEKKHPRFTADDMDQLTYKQALFIGISQILSLWPGFSRSGATIAGGMLAGASRAASADFTFLIAIPVMIAATGYELLKSFHSLTSGDLVFFAVGFVVSFIVALLAVMSFIKLVQKLSLTYFSYYRFVLAGIVLLYMIFVGFD
- a CDS encoding bifunctional metallophosphatase/5'-nucleotidase; its protein translation is MRQRLVILHTNDIHSFFEQMPKIFTALHTIRQRCKPQEVLTIDCGDHMDRMRMETEGSDGLANVEIMNATGYEFAVLGNNEGLTYTPEVLRQCYEAHARFKVIGSNMALAETGEPPSWMVPYQIVCKGSIKVGLIGVTADYTDFYSRLGWDVSDPFETVADLVKQLRGQVHLLVVISHLGLGNDKRMAEEIPGIDCILGGHTHHLLEEPLRIGSTAICAAGKFGEYVGWVEWEYEFDTARLTFGDGGCVAVNSYEDDARIVQIVEHFHALGKTTLNEPIVVLDKSLSNGWDRESELGNLLAEGLKVWTDAEVGIVNAGQILAHLDSGIITREKLLEICPSPINPCSLWLSGDQIWAALEESLIPEFIGKPIRGFGFRGKVLGTLCLDGITVEYDSAAPAYQKIRSVLINRQPIDRSREYRVGTIDMFTFGVGYSTLGKGRDTDYVLPEFIRDVLRGQLLDAEAIGRSSMQRWMKT
- a CDS encoding HD-GYP domain-containing protein, which produces MRVHIYDLQIGDRLASNVFNDSGLHVLSNGKMLDAQDINKLFNHRIDYVEIHRRLSDDSSLAMVSKAEESARKIQPFFDLAVDGAKDLFEQVVRTGKFDAEQIHENFDPLVESFNQETDVVQLLLSLNGKDDYTFHHSVQVGMISYYLAKWLGKSREESLFTGKAGYLHDIGKSRIDSAILNKPSKLTPEEYESIKQHTLIGRDIIENSMGASALSLAALQHHERLNGSGYPHGIRGDQMHPVSKIVAVADVYSAMISSRVYQQKRDLLVVLKELHRLSFSELDPFIVQTFIRNMIPNFLGKSVSLSTGEIGKIVFTNPSDFFRPLVQVEDKFIDLADSPQIDIEMIFL
- a CDS encoding DUF4190 domain-containing protein; this translates as MTDFQQSFQGAAESLDSTDSLNTQWPNQKESRSPSSLATASFVLGLISCILNAMLLTSPVGAILSLLGLIFGWVSIRREKQGYPGLVLSLFSILVMMIWVLTVVAILLNDPTFTLSL
- the sufB gene encoding Fe-S cluster assembly protein SufB, with translation MAKKMPELEAYKYGFRDEHKAIFQSGKGLSREIVEEISRMKGEPQWMLDFRLKSLDQFMKMSLPRWGGNLDELDFNDIQYYVKPSEGQGKTWEEVPEEIKATFDKLGIPEAEQKFLAGVSAQYESEVVYHSIQKDLEDQGVIFTDTDTALKEHPEIFKQYFGTVVPPADNKFAALNSAVWSGGSFIYVPKGVKCEIPLQAYFRINSENMGQFERTLIIVDEGAFVHYVEGCTAPVYSTNSLHSAVVEIIVKKNGRARYTTIQNWAPNIFNLVTKRAVAEENATMEWVDGNIGSKLTMKYPAVVLKGRGAKGMVLSIAVAGKGQHQDAGAKMIHLAPDTTSTIVSKSISKHGGKVTYRGLTSFGRKATGAKANVQCDTLIMDNQSTSDTIPFNEIMNDNITLEHEATVSKVSEEQLFYLMSRGLSEAEATQMIVMGFIEPFTKELPMEYAVEMNRLIKFEMEGSIG
- the sufU gene encoding Fe-S cluster assembly sulfur transfer protein SufU, yielding MQLDDLYRRVIMDHYKTPRNRGKFEDGAVSVELNNPTCGDKITLQMRVEDGIVQEARFIGEGCSISMASASMMTDAVKGKTVEDAMGMAEDFSKLMQGEPVEFEYEDIEALSGVSKFPARIKCATLAWKAMQKGLEAAKN
- a CDS encoding cysteine desulfurase, translating into MNTLQIREMFPILHQEINGHPLVYLDNAATAQKPLQVIEAVKRYYEHDNANVHRGVHTLGSRATDVYEGARDKVARFLHARSTEEVVFVRGTTTAINIVAASYGRAVCQEGDEIVITPMEHHSNLIPWQQVAKATGATLKYIPLQEDGTISLEDAEQTITDRTKIVALTYVSNVLGVINPVRDIARIAHRHGAKILVDGAQSTPHMKVDVQDLDCDFYAFSGHKMCGPTGIGVLYGKKQLLEQMEPIEFGGEMIDHVDLYDSTWKELPWKFEGGTPIIAGAVGLGAAIDFLQEIGLDEIERHEKKLTAYAMDRLSAIGDLQIYGPRHERSGLITFNLGDIHPHDVATVLDAEGVAIRAGHHCCQPLMRRLNASATARASFYLYNTEEEVDRLVDSLIKTKEYFGYAIG
- the sufD gene encoding Fe-S cluster assembly protein SufD, with protein sequence MSTQTILPVDRHFVSALSDRKKEPSWMASLRLEALELAGSLELPKLEKTRIDRWNLHSFGQYTESPQLRELSELPETAQNLLQSGEQTDNLLVQRNSDVVFHRISAELAEQGVIFTDLEEALQQHSDLLQRYFMSAVKMDENRLTALHAALWNGGVFLYVPKNVRMEVPLQALFVSDNAKASFCPHVMIIAEDNSFVTYVDNYVSVGDSEGLVHSGVVEIFAKQGAHVQFASVHNLRSSVTDLTYRRGILDNDARIDWVIGELNGGDCLSDTTSVLKGNGSRSNAKVICVGTGSQKLNVTTKAVHFGKNSDSDMITRAVMREEATAIINGITKIEKGATYANGQQTEKILMLSPQARGDANPMLLIDEDEVKAGHAASVGKVDPEQVYYMMSRGIDREQATRLIIYGFLAPIVSEIPIGKLEEQLKQLVERKLGQ